A stretch of DNA from Acidimicrobiales bacterium:
AGGTGGTCCTGGAAGGTGCCCCGCCCCTGAAACGGCATCAGGGCCAGTTCCAAATGCGGGGTGGGCGTTCCATCGAGAAACACGGCCGTCCCGAGCCCCGTTCCCAGAGTGATCACCAGCTCCAACCCTTCACCCGAGATGACCGCGAGCCCATGCATGTCCGCGTCGTTTGAGAGGCGCGTCGGTTTCCCGAGTCGGCCCTCGAGCTCGGCCGCGAGCGGGAAACCGGCCCACGCACCCACAAGTTTCCGAGACAGCGCCGTTCCAGGCCCGCCCTTGGTCGAGAGATTGGGCGCATTGAGCACCCGGCCGTCCCGCACGAAACCTGGAAATCCCACCGAGACGCGATCCCAGCGCGGAAGCCCGTAGGTCAGCTTGTCGAGCTCGCGGATCAGGACCCGAGGCGGGCAAGGATACGGAGTCCTCGTACGAACCCGGTCGACGATCTTCCCACCCTCGGCATTAAGAACCGACGCCTTAAGGCCCGTGCCGCCTATGTCGATCGCGAGCGTCGTCGGGCCGACCCGTCTTCTTGTTCGTCGTGGGGCGGCTTGGTGACGGACACGTGGGGCTAGGTGGAATCGAACCACCGACCTCAGCATTATCAGTGCTGCGCTCTAACCGGCTGAGCTATAGCCCCGGAATCGGGAACTTCGAGCGTACACGAAGGTCGCAAGGGGCCACCCTGGGCATCCCGAGGAGCCGCCGACGCAGACCAACCCGCTGGGAGAATCTCTCTACACCTCGTCTTCCGCCGGCGCGGACACCCCGATGCGGATACCCCCCACGACCTCGCTGATGAGGTTGTAGATGACGGCCGCCAGAACGTTGGCGATCGTCCCGGCGACAGCCAGAACGGCGCCGGCGGCGCTCGCGTAGAGGGCGATGGTCACCGGATGGAGGACAAAGGTCTTCACGTCGAACAGCGACCTCACCGACCTCTGGATCGAGTCGACGGCTCCGAAGAGGTCGGCGACCAGCCAGAGCAGGATGGAAGCCACTACGAAAATCACAAGCAGGATCACGTAGAAGACGATCGACACCTTGGCAACCGAGTAGACGTCCACCTCGGTGACGACCCGAGTGTCGCGATCGAAGTCCGTACGCCGACCGACGGCCGGGCTCGACAACGACGAAGGCGGCACGCCGTTAGACCGGCGAGCACTTGACACCACTCCCCCGGAGGTTCGGGTGCGGGGCACGGGCCCGGGAGACGGGCGGGTCAGGTTGGTTACTGACCGTGCAAGGTCGCGGAACAGGCGTACCGGTGCTCCGTCGCTGACAGCCGACAACACCGAGCGCCGAGCCGTCGACGCCGCAGTGGTGGGCTTGCGCAAGTTGCGGTTCCGGGCGTCCCATTTCTCGTCCTTGGGAGGACGCGATGTGACGCGCCTATCAGCCGGCCGGGGCCGGGTGGCCATCCCGTCGCCATTCTGCCGCCTGGGCGCGGACCTGCCGAGCGAGCCATATTCGGCCGGCAGCGGCGAACCCCATCC
This window harbors:
- a CDS encoding ROK family protein, whose product is MVRFHLAPRVRHQAAPRRTRRRVGPTTLAIDIGGTGLKASVLNAEGGKIVDRVRTRTPYPCPPRVLIRELDKLTYGLPRWDRVSVGFPGFVRDGRVLNAPNLSTKGGPGTALSRKLVGAWAGFPLAAELEGRLGKPTRLSNDADMHGLAVISGEGLELVITLGTGLGTAVFLDGTPTPHLELALMPFQGRGTFQDHLGDSTRRRIGNRRWSKRVLAAVEMFDVLLHIDRLYVGGGNARKVDIDLGHRVKLVDNAAGILGGIKLWELDHI
- a CDS encoding DUF3566 domain-containing protein, translating into MADRPARGETETTTGDSRGKGWGSPLPAEYGSLGRSAPRRQNGDGMATRPRPADRRVTSRPPKDEKWDARNRNLRKPTTAASTARRSVLSAVSDGAPVRLFRDLARSVTNLTRPSPGPVPRTRTSGGVVSSARRSNGVPPSSLSSPAVGRRTDFDRDTRVVTEVDVYSVAKVSIVFYVILLVIFVVASILLWLVADLFGAVDSIQRSVRSLFDVKTFVLHPVTIALYASAAGAVLAVAGTIANVLAAVIYNLISEVVGGIRIGVSAPAEDEV